One segment of Clarias gariepinus isolate MV-2021 ecotype Netherlands chromosome 6, CGAR_prim_01v2, whole genome shotgun sequence DNA contains the following:
- the cxcr4a gene encoding C-X-C chemokine receptor type 4a: MSYYEHIILEDDLLIDNQTDFGSGDLGADFETPCNPQGNQDLLRILLPTVYGLIFTLGLVGNGLVVVVMGCQRKSRTMTDRYRLHLSVADLLFVLALPFWAVDAAAGGWRFGGFMCVVVHMVYTVNLYGSVLLLAFISLDRYLAVVRATSSQPTRRLLSERIVYLGAWLPAALLTAPDLAFARAESVESRVVCERIYPEGAALAWMAAFRAQHVLVGFVLPGVVIFVCYCVIIVTLSRGSKGAQKRRALRTTVALVACFFACWLPYCAGIVVDTLVRLGVVAHSCALESGLETWIFVTEALAYFHCCLNPILYAFLGVKFKKSARRALTTGRGSSLRILSKKKGMSSVSTESESSSFHSS; the protein is encoded by the exons ATGTCTTATTACGAA CACATTATCCTGGAGGATGACCTCCTGATAGATAACCAGACCGACTTCGGCTCCGGAGACCTCGGCGCTGATTTCGAGACGCCGTGTAACCCGCAGGGGAACCAGGACCTCCTGAGGATTTTGCTCCCCACGGTGTACGGGCTGATCTTCACGCTGGGGCTGGTGGGTAACggtctggtggtggtggtgatggggtGCCAGAGGAAGTCGCGCACCATGACCGACCGCTACAGGCTGCACCTGTCCGTGGCCGACCTGCTGTTCGTGCTGGCGCTGCCGTTCTGGGCGGTGGACGCGGCGGCGGGCGGCTGGCGCTTCGGCGGCTTCATGTGCGTGGTCGTGCACATGGTGTACACGGTGAACCTGTACGGCAGCGTGCTGCTGCTCGCCTTCATCAGCCTGGACCGCTACCTGGCCGTGGTGCGCGCGACCAGCAGCCAGCCGACGCGCCGCCTGCTGTCCGAGCGCATCGTCTACCTGGGCGCGTGGCTGCCCGCGGCGCTGCTCACCGCGCCCGACCTGGCGTTCGCGCGCGCCGAGAGCGTCGAGTCGCGCGTCGTGTGCGAGCGCATCTACCCGGAGGGCGCCGCGCTCGCCTGGATGGCGGCGTTCCGCGCGCAGCACGTGCTCGTCGGCTTCGTCCTGCCGGGCGTCGTGATCTTCGTCTGCTACTGCGTCATCATCGTCACGCTGTCGCGCGGCTCCAAGGGCGCGCAGAAGCGGCGCGCGCTGCGCACCACCGTCGCGCTCGTCGCGTGCTTCTTCGCCTGCTGGCTGCCGTACTGCGCGGGCATCGTCGTCGACACGCTCGTgcgcctcggcgtcgtcgcgcaCAGCTGCGCGCTCGAGAGCGGCCTCGAGACCTGGATCTTCGTCACCGAGGCGCTCGCGTACTTCCACTGCTGCCTCAACCCGATCCTGTACGCCTTCCTCGGCGTCAAGTTCAAGAAGTCGGCGCGACGCGCGCTCACCACGGGACGCGGCTCCAGCCTCAGGATCCTGTCCAAGAAGAAGGGCATGTCCTCGGTGTCCACGGAGTCCGAGTCGTCCAGCTTTCACTCCAGTTAa